One region of Quercus lobata isolate SW786 chromosome 2, ValleyOak3.0 Primary Assembly, whole genome shotgun sequence genomic DNA includes:
- the LOC115977340 gene encoding protein FLX-like 4, whose translation MASRGQIPHSFERRPVQAPGMMRHGPFPGLGSAAGQRSLEPLPPPDLLENKIAVQAAEIEQLTGENRRLAASQLTLRRELVGAQQEVQRVRAHIASIQTESDLQIRILVDKIAKKEADIRAGEGVKKELQQAHKEAQSLVAARQELTVQIQKVTQELQKARTDVKNIPDLHAELDSLRQEHQRLRSTFEYEKGKNIEQVEQMQAMEKNLFGMAREVEKLRAEVLNAEKRALAPSPYGGSYMHPDLSYPPPPIQGGGAGAYIDSYGRPLVQMAVGPAGGGMIPYSSGHGVPSSVVAVPSAGGGALWGGAYDPSLTQR comes from the exons ATGGCTTCAAGAGGACAAATTCCACATTCTTTTGAGCGACGTCCTGTCCAGGCTCCAGGGATGATGCGGCATGGTCCATTTCCTGGACTGGGTTCTGCAGCAGGCCAACGATCATTGGAGCCACTGCCTCCTCCTGATCTGTTGGAGAATAAAATTGCTGTTCAGGCAGCAGAAATAGAACAACTTACAGGAGAAAACCGCAGGTTGGCAGCCAGTCAATTGACATTGAGGCGGGAGCTTGTTGGTGCTCAGCAGGAAGTACAAAGAGTCAGAGCACACATAGCAAGCATTCAGACTGAAAGTGATTTACAGATCAGGATTTTGGTGGATAAGATCGCAAAGAAGGAAGCAGATATCAGAGCTGGTGAGGGTGTGAAGAAGGAACTGCAACAGGCCCATAAGGAAGCACAGAGTTTGGTTGCTGCCAGACAAGAGCTGACTGTCCAGATTCAGAAGGTCACTCAGGAATTGCAGAAAGCTCGTACAGATGTTAAGAATATACCAGATTTGCATGCTGAGCTTGACAGTTTGAGGCAAGAACACCAGAGATTACG TTCTACTTTTGAGtatgaaaaagggaaaaacattGAGCAAGTGGAGCAAATGCAAGCAATGGAGAAGAATCTATTTGGGATGGCAAGAGAAGTGGAAAAGCTACGTGCTGAGGTCTTAAATGCCGAGAAGAGAGCACTCG CACCAAGCCCATACGGTGGTAGTTACATGCATCCCGATCTTTCATACCCACCCCCTCCTATACAAGGTGGTGGTGCCGGTGCCTATATTGACAGCTATGGAAGGCCTCTAGTTCAGATGGCTGTTGGGCCTGCAGGAGGGGGAATGATTCCATATAGCAGTGGCCATGGTGTACCTTCCAGTGTTGTAGCTGTTCCTAGTGCTGGCGGTGGAGCTCTTTGGGGAGGAGCATATGATCCCTCGCTCACTCAAAGGTGA